The Treponema sp. J25 DNA window TCCGGGATTATGGCCGGGGCATTCCCCTGGGTAAAGTGGTAGAATGTGTTTCGGTGATCAACACGGGAGCAAAATATAATGATGAGGTTTTTCAGTTTTCCGTAGGTTTAAACGGCGTGGGAACCAAGGCGGTCAATGCCCTTTCGAGCCATTTTCGGGTCCTTTCTATCCGGGATGGGGAGATGGCAGAGGCGGTGTTCCGCCAGGGGGTGCTCCAGAGCGAACGGCGGGGAAAAATTAAGCTTCCCGAAGGCAAAGAAAGCCCACCCAACGGAACCTATGTGGAATTTACTCCGGACCCTGAAATCTTTGGGTCCTATTCGTTTAACCTGGAATTTATCGAACGGCGAATCTGGAACTATGCCTACCTCAATGCGGGGCTGACCCTGGTGCTGAATGGGAAACCCTACCGGTCGGAGCGGGGGCTTTACGATCTTCTTCTGGAAGAAACGGGCAGTGAGGGCCTGTATGCTATTGGTTACTATAAGGGACAGCGGATTGAGCTTGCCTTTACCCATACGAACAACTACGGAGAAGAATATTTTTCTTTCGTGAATGGCCAGTATACCTCCGATGGAGGGACCCATCTTTCGGCTTTTAAAGAGGGGTTTTTGAAAGGGGTGCAGGCTTTTTTCAAAAAAGAATATAAAAGTGAGGATGTGCGGGAAGGAATTATCGCGGCCATCGCGATTAAACTCCAGAATCCGGTGTTTGAAAGCCAGACAAAGAATAAACTAGGCAATTCCGATATTCGTCCCTGGATTGTGCAGGAAACCCGTACGGCTGTGGAGGACTGGCTCCACAAAAATCCTGAAGAAGCACGAAAGCTGGAAGAAAAGATCCTTTCCAATGAAAAGCTGCGGACCGAACTCAATGTGGTAAAAAAAGAGGCCCGGGAAGCGGCAAAGAAGATTGCCCTTAAAATCCCCAAACTAAAGGATTGTAAGTATCATCTGGAAGATGGGGAAAAGGGAGCCAATTCCACTATTTTCATCACCGAGGGGGATTCGGCGGCCGGTTCCATGGTGGCCTGTCGGGATGTGATGACCCAGGCGATTTTTGCCCTCCGGGGAAAACCCGAAAACATGTATGGGAAAAAACGGACCGCCATCTATAAAAACGAGGAACTCTATAACATGATGATGGCCCTGGGCATAGAAAATGACGTGTCCGGCCTTCGCTATGCCCGCATCGTCATTGCCACCGATGCGGATTTCGATGGCTTCCACATCCGTAATTTGCTGCTTACGTTCTTTCTGAGCTATTTTGAGGAACTGGTGAGTCGGGGCCATGTGTTTATCCTGGAGACTCCCCTCTTCCGGGTACGGAACAAAAAGGAAACCCGCTACTGTTATACCGAAAAAGAACGGGACGAGGCGATAAAGGCCCTGGGCGGTTCGGTGGAGGTAACCCGCTTCAAGGGGCTTGGGGAAATAAGCCCCAAGGAATTTGGCCAGTTTATCGGGCCTGATATGCGGCTTATTCCGGTGACCATCAACAGCCTTAAGACGGTGCCCCAGGTACTGGAATTTTACATGGGAAAGAACACCCCCGAACGACGGGACTACATCATGAAAAACCTGGTGGCGGACATCCAGGTGTAGAGGAACGATATGGCCTATATCAAAAGTATTTTTGAAAAAAATTTCTTAGAGTATGCCTCATATGTCATTAAGGATCGGGCTATTCCTGACCTGGAAGATGGGCTTAAGCCGGTACAGCGGCGTATCCTCCATTCCCTCTTTGAAATGGACGATGGTAAGTTCCATAAGGTGGCCAATGTTATCGGCCACTGTATGAAGTATCATCCCCATGGGGATGCCTCCATCGGGGCTGCCCTGGTGGTGCTGGCAAACAAGGACCTGTTTATCGAGAAACAGGGGAACTTTGGAAATCTTTTTACCGGGGATGAGGCCTCGGCGGCCCGGTATATTGAGTGTCGAATTACCCCCCTTGCT harbors:
- a CDS encoding DNA topoisomerase IV subunit B — protein: MKSTTSAQYDESKIKTLSSLEHIRLRTGMYIGRLGDGSNPDDGIYILLKEVIDNSIDEYIMGYGDRIEVEVKDNTVKVRDYGRGIPLGKVVECVSVINTGAKYNDEVFQFSVGLNGVGTKAVNALSSHFRVLSIRDGEMAEAVFRQGVLQSERRGKIKLPEGKESPPNGTYVEFTPDPEIFGSYSFNLEFIERRIWNYAYLNAGLTLVLNGKPYRSERGLYDLLLEETGSEGLYAIGYYKGQRIELAFTHTNNYGEEYFSFVNGQYTSDGGTHLSAFKEGFLKGVQAFFKKEYKSEDVREGIIAAIAIKLQNPVFESQTKNKLGNSDIRPWIVQETRTAVEDWLHKNPEEARKLEEKILSNEKLRTELNVVKKEAREAAKKIALKIPKLKDCKYHLEDGEKGANSTIFITEGDSAAGSMVACRDVMTQAIFALRGKPENMYGKKRTAIYKNEELYNMMMALGIENDVSGLRYARIVIATDADFDGFHIRNLLLTFFLSYFEELVSRGHVFILETPLFRVRNKKETRYCYTEKERDEAIKALGGSVEVTRFKGLGEISPKEFGQFIGPDMRLIPVTINSLKTVPQVLEFYMGKNTPERRDYIMKNLVADIQV